A genomic stretch from Nitrospira sp. includes:
- a CDS encoding helix-turn-helix transcriptional regulator yields MVLVKDLLVRMRIAQNLTQTELAEKLGCTASHISIIEGGKSSGRKKILPSDDMLRRIAQCLGGSPLDVQRRTYQLLLARAREVCSPEVAELLDDQILSGMPAAFLERVRQDVSQYSDEDLSRVTEQLQLGGRLKQMLSGIGRLSQAEVARLAQVLGQSSETYLVDAGYLSESARLLFGRNPNCVNILQIFGSLRPETQEELLRFGEASGSLSVTDGARLPASHE; encoded by the coding sequence ATGGTGCTGGTCAAAGATTTGTTAGTCCGCATGCGGATTGCCCAGAATCTAACTCAAACGGAGTTGGCTGAAAAATTGGGGTGTACTGCCTCGCACATATCGATTATTGAAGGGGGAAAGAGCAGCGGGCGGAAAAAGATTCTCCCGAGTGATGATATGTTGCGGCGGATTGCGCAGTGCCTAGGTGGTTCCCCGCTCGATGTGCAACGGCGAACGTATCAACTCCTGCTCGCCCGAGCTCGGGAGGTGTGTTCGCCCGAAGTTGCAGAGCTTTTAGATGATCAGATTCTTTCGGGTATGCCTGCTGCCTTTTTGGAGCGGGTCCGGCAAGACGTAAGTCAATATTCGGACGAGGATCTTTCTCGGGTTACGGAGCAGCTGCAGCTGGGTGGACGACTGAAGCAGATGCTGTCAGGCATTGGTCGGTTGAGCCAAGCAGAAGTGGCGCGCTTGGCCCAGGTCTTAGGCCAATCGTCGGAGACCTACCTGGTGGATGCCGGGTATCTATCTGAATCCGCGAGATTATTGTTCGGACGCAATCCCAACTGTGTGAATATCCTTCAAATATTTGGGTCTTTACGCCCAGAAACGCAGGAAGAATTGTTGCGTTTTGGCGAGGCGTCCGGAAGTCTTTCAGTGACGGATGGCGCGCGCCTACCAGCTTCCCATGAGTAA
- a CDS encoding sigma factor encodes MSFRTQAQQLAIDSDDTSPLLKLFQQSKPIIHSIAKRYCNLDRSYEIEDLEQIGFLAVRKATEKWDFSRGNAQFQTFLYRYIQKAYQSEFDGRDKLVEITDKDDQYVKTLPYSTFIKEKRRLHSQGFKSRIFRRLVPLATHEPPVSPDASPESMGLPDLPNTDEVLAFTAIDRFIEFSRKRARTIPQPTALDHNLLTESEQTITRFSPDSGSSVRHARKRRNYAN; translated from the coding sequence ATGTCGTTTCGAACACAAGCTCAACAACTCGCCATCGACTCAGACGATACTTCGCCACTACTCAAGCTGTTTCAGCAGAGCAAACCCATCATCCACTCGATCGCGAAGCGCTACTGCAATTTAGATCGCTCCTATGAAATTGAAGATTTAGAGCAGATAGGATTTCTGGCCGTCAGAAAGGCCACTGAGAAATGGGATTTTTCCCGTGGCAACGCCCAATTCCAAACCTTCCTCTATCGCTATATCCAGAAAGCATACCAAAGCGAATTTGATGGCCGGGACAAATTGGTCGAAATCACAGATAAAGACGACCAATACGTCAAGACGCTGCCCTATTCCACATTCATCAAAGAAAAGCGGCGCTTACACAGCCAGGGCTTTAAAAGTCGCATCTTCCGAAGGCTTGTTCCTCTGGCGACTCACGAACCGCCCGTATCCCCTGACGCCTCGCCTGAATCCATGGGACTGCCCGATCTACCCAACACCGATGAGGTGCTTGCGTTCACGGCCATCGATCGGTTCATCGAGTTCTCTCGCAAACGCGCCAGGACGATTCCGCAGCCAACCGCCCTCGATCACAACCTGTTGACCGAGTCGGAGCAGACCATCACGCGATTCTCTCCTGACAGTGGCAGCTCCGTTCGTCATGCACGGAAACGTCGAAACTATGCCAACTGA